The following are encoded in a window of Microvirga ossetica genomic DNA:
- a CDS encoding thermonuclease family protein codes for MIVTSPERRQLARDLERLLRQGKLGEAESRLNTAIEVGTLALLLLDQIRAPDILAELQTIDGEDDNQSTASLAVAPGSVSLPVADSDKSVHVPPRDELAELKGATEREQQRADAISRDLATTTEELRTLRALRAQDAASAASNAEQWAELKASFEKERERADAVTRDLAVMAEERQALQKLRGKDAILMASNRRELQEAKQELERERQRNHATATLGQKGEQSSSSKMSAPLPREPLALTGRTPASSPDAPTSIPVQVAVAVPANSGGLRGTPSVLDTSTLSLQGRTIHLFGVETDGKASSTDELAQYLDGREVVCEPAGPADVYRCQVEQKDLSTVVLFNGGGWAAPDATPELVLAAGRARSARVGVWSK; via the coding sequence TTGATTGTTACGTCACCGGAGCGGCGGCAACTCGCAAGGGACCTTGAGAGGCTCCTGCGCCAGGGTAAACTGGGAGAAGCCGAAAGCCGCCTCAATACGGCAATCGAGGTCGGCACGCTTGCCCTTCTGCTTCTCGATCAGATTCGAGCACCAGACATTTTAGCTGAGCTGCAAACAATTGACGGCGAAGATGACAATCAGTCCACGGCGTCTTTAGCTGTCGCACCAGGATCAGTGTCACTACCCGTAGCCGACTCAGACAAATCTGTTCATGTGCCACCCCGTGATGAGCTCGCGGAACTGAAAGGTGCGACAGAGCGAGAGCAGCAACGAGCTGATGCGATTTCTCGTGACCTTGCAACTACTACGGAGGAACTGCGGACGCTCCGAGCCCTTCGTGCGCAAGATGCCGCTTCTGCGGCATCAAACGCTGAACAATGGGCAGAGCTGAAAGCGTCCTTTGAGAAGGAGCGGGAGCGCGCAGATGCTGTGACGCGCGACCTTGCAGTCATGGCGGAGGAACGTCAGGCGCTCCAGAAGCTGCGGGGGAAGGATGCGATCCTAATGGCATCGAACCGCCGAGAACTACAAGAAGCGAAACAGGAGCTTGAGCGAGAACGCCAAAGGAACCATGCCACAGCCACCTTGGGTCAGAAGGGAGAACAATCATCGAGCAGCAAGATGAGTGCTCCGCTGCCGCGTGAGCCGCTAGCCCTCACAGGCCGCACTCCAGCTTCTAGCCCTGACGCGCCGACGTCAATACCAGTCCAAGTGGCGGTGGCTGTTCCGGCTAACTCGGGTGGGCTTCGCGGCACTCCAAGCGTCCTTGATACCTCAACGCTTTCACTGCAGGGGCGCACCATTCACCTGTTCGGAGTTGAAACCGATGGTAAAGCAAGCAGCACAGATGAATTGGCCCAGTATTTAGATGGTCGTGAAGTGGTTTGTGAGCCTGCTGGTCCAGCAGACGTTTACCGATGCCAAGTCGAGCAAAAGGATCTATCCACAGTCGTGTTGTTCAATGGTGGCGGGTGGGCTGCCCCGGATGCAACACCGGAACTTGTGCTTGCCGCGGGCAGAGCACGATCGGCTCGCGTCGGAGTGTGGAGCAAGTAG
- a CDS encoding PRC-barrel domain-containing protein: protein MVDTYQAGRSQEGLGAGPRSYRSGASSQPAYPTRDLEARTDEYRRRRRADLFFEDSIVLLGILLGGAVGYATATTVRRTTRSSAPTHRSSQRAAPDRSFGQPARAPRSSSVEKDETTDLIASNKVEGTTVYNRQGEKLGEVYNFMVGKRSGEVAYAIMSFGGFPGIGQKYHPMPWNALTYDTSKKGYVIDADRKRLMGAPSYAAGEEPFSEPEYGQQVQDFWSSVPT from the coding sequence ATGGTCGACACCTATCAGGCCGGCAGGTCTCAGGAAGGCTTGGGAGCCGGACCTCGGTCTTATCGCTCAGGAGCTTCGAGCCAGCCAGCCTACCCAACCCGTGATTTGGAAGCCCGCACTGACGAGTACCGCAGACGCCGGCGGGCGGATCTGTTTTTCGAAGACAGCATTGTCCTGCTCGGAATCCTCCTTGGAGGGGCTGTCGGGTACGCCACTGCAACGACGGTGCGTCGTACAACCCGGAGCAGCGCCCCGACCCATAGATCGTCTCAGAGAGCGGCTCCCGATCGCTCCTTCGGCCAGCCGGCCCGGGCTCCCAGGTCCAGCTCGGTCGAAAAGGATGAGACAACGGACCTGATCGCCTCCAACAAGGTCGAGGGCACGACGGTATACAACCGTCAGGGAGAAAAGCTCGGCGAAGTCTACAACTTCATGGTGGGCAAGCGATCGGGCGAAGTGGCCTATGCCATCATGAGCTTTGGGGGCTTTCCCGGGATCGGCCAGAAGTATCATCCGATGCCTTGGAATGCCCTGACCTATGACACCAGTAAGAAGGGCTATGTGATCGATGCCGATCGGAAGCGGCTGATGGGCGCGCCAAGCTATGCTGCCGGTGAAGAGCCGTTCTCCGAGCCCGAGTACGGGCAGCAGGTGCAGGACTTCTGGTCTTCGGTCCCAACGTGA
- a CDS encoding plasmid stabilization protein has product MKKQKRKAEHIEEGYEKQGVPEKEAERRAWATVNKESGGGNKSGSGRGKKDTNTSAKKGGAVGGAASAKRPAAARSASAKKAAATRKRNAS; this is encoded by the coding sequence ATCAAAAAGCAAAAACGCAAAGCCGAGCACATCGAGGAAGGCTACGAGAAACAGGGCGTCCCGGAGAAGGAAGCTGAGCGGCGTGCTTGGGCAACCGTCAACAAGGAAAGCGGGGGCGGCAACAAGAGCGGCTCTGGCCGTGGCAAGAAGGATACGAATACGTCGGCCAAAAAGGGCGGCGCCGTCGGTGGAGCGGCCTCGGCCAAGCGCCCCGCCGCAGCGCGCTCGGCATCGGCAAAGAAGGCCGCCGCCACCCGAAAGCGGAATGCAAGCTGA
- a CDS encoding helix-turn-helix domain-containing protein, translating to MPQPYSPDLRERVLVACARGDLPQVEIARRFQVCPATVSNWRRQEREEGRRCPKPHSGGVPSRLDAAALEVLRQLVAEDNDALLREYRERLAERTGVTVCLAVICEALKRLKLRPKKRPFGRPSRSGPRLPPSARPIASR from the coding sequence ATGCCCCAGCCCTATTCTCCTGATCTGCGTGAGCGTGTTCTTGTCGCCTGTGCGCGTGGCGACCTTCCTCAGGTTGAGATTGCCCGCCGCTTCCAGGTCTGCCCCGCCACCGTCTCGAACTGGCGCCGCCAAGAGCGCGAGGAGGGCCGACGCTGTCCCAAGCCGCACAGCGGCGGCGTGCCCTCGCGCCTGGATGCAGCAGCTCTGGAGGTGCTGCGTCAGCTCGTGGCCGAAGACAATGACGCGCTGCTGCGCGAGTACCGCGAGCGCCTGGCCGAGCGAACGGGCGTGACGGTGTGTCTGGCGGTGATCTGCGAGGCGCTCAAGCGGCTCAAGCTGCGTCCGAAAAAAAGACCCTTCGGGCGGCCGAGCAGGAGCGGCCCGAGATTGCCGCCGAGCGCGAGGCCTATCGCCAGCAGATGA
- a CDS encoding IS630 family transposase: MAAEREAYRQQMSELPVERLVFLDESGVTTKMARTHARAPRGQRAYGSIPLGSWQRLTVLGALACEGLVATMSIEASTSTSVLLAYLEQILVPALKRTKPDAILVLDNLRPHRATEVRDLLAQAGIGLLYLPRYSPEFNPIEPAWAKMKERLKAKAPRTLEALEAELKPALDTITAKDARGWIRHAGYALH; encoded by the coding sequence ATTGCCGCCGAGCGCGAGGCCTATCGCCAGCAGATGAGCGAGCTTCCCGTGGAACGCCTGGTGTTCCTCGATGAGAGCGGAGTGACGACCAAGATGGCCCGCACTCATGCGCGAGCGCCACGTGGGCAACGCGCCTATGGCTCCATCCCGCTCGGCTCGTGGCAGCGGCTGACGGTCTTGGGCGCACTCGCCTGTGAGGGCCTGGTCGCTACGATGAGCATCGAGGCCTCGACCTCGACCTCCGTGCTTTTGGCCTATCTCGAGCAAATCCTGGTACCGGCCCTCAAACGCACCAAGCCGGATGCCATTCTGGTGTTGGACAACCTGCGCCCGCATCGGGCCACAGAAGTGCGAGACCTGCTCGCGCAGGCCGGGATCGGGCTTTTGTACCTGCCGCGCTATTCCCCGGAGTTCAACCCGATCGAGCCCGCCTGGGCCAAGATGAAAGAGCGGCTCAAGGCGAAAGCGCCTCGCACTCTTGAAGCTTTGGAAGCGGAACTCAAACCCGCCCTCGACACCATCACCGCAAAGGATGCCCGAGGCTGGATCAGGCATGCCGGCTATGCCCTACACTGA
- a CDS encoding sigma-70 family RNA polymerase sigma factor, with protein MGNLVPLRAYAISLTKAFDRAEDLVQDTVLRALRRRESFEKGTNQKAWLFTILRNTCFSERRRARREIEDADGRLASEMATGADQESRLVLQELEAALARLPQEQREALLLVGMEGLSYEETAAALGCAVGTVKCRVNRARNRLAEILRLDADDLGGKRTGQR; from the coding sequence ATGGGCAATCTTGTCCCGCTCCGCGCCTATGCCATCTCGCTGACCAAGGCCTTCGATCGCGCTGAGGATCTGGTTCAGGACACAGTTCTGCGCGCGCTCCGCCGGCGAGAGAGCTTCGAGAAGGGTACGAACCAGAAGGCCTGGCTCTTCACGATCCTGCGCAACACCTGCTTCTCGGAACGTCGTAGGGCCAGGCGCGAGATTGAGGATGCTGACGGTCGCCTTGCCAGTGAGATGGCAACGGGTGCAGACCAGGAGAGCAGACTTGTTCTCCAGGAACTGGAAGCCGCGCTAGCCAGGTTGCCCCAGGAGCAACGAGAGGCTCTTCTGCTCGTCGGAATGGAGGGTCTCTCATATGAAGAAACGGCAGCAGCGTTGGGCTGTGCTGTCGGCACGGTGAAGTGCCGGGTCAACCGTGCCAGGAACAGGCTGGCCGAAATACTCCGACTGGATGCAGACGACCTTGGCGGCAAGCGGACAGGACAGCGCTAG
- a CDS encoding methyltransferase: MPDHGSAAEVSPHQALLRMITGSWVAQAIYVAAKLQIADLLRDGPQAPTALAATTGAHPRALYRVLRALASVGIFSEDEQGRFSLTPLAEPLRSDVPGSVRAFSIMQGSEWAWRSWGEIMHSVRTEKPAFEHVFGMPLFDYYAANPEAGRVGAEGLTSRSEPENAHVVSAYDFSRVGTVVDVGGGQGTLLASILTANPKTRGILFEKPHVIAMAQPIFEGAGLNERCELVAGDFFASVPAGADVYLLKKVIHDWDDEEARSILSRCRAALPDGGLLLLIELVIPPGNEPSFGKLLDLHMLVSPGGRERTQAEYRDLLASAGFALGRVIPTASPVSIVEAVPA; this comes from the coding sequence ATGCCGGACCACGGAAGTGCCGCAGAGGTCTCCCCGCATCAGGCGCTGCTGCGCATGATCACCGGCTCCTGGGTGGCCCAGGCCATCTATGTTGCTGCGAAGCTTCAGATTGCTGATCTTCTCCGAGATGGCCCTCAAGCGCCGACAGCGCTCGCTGCGACGACAGGCGCCCATCCGCGGGCACTCTACCGGGTGCTGCGCGCGCTCGCGAGCGTCGGCATCTTCTCGGAGGACGAGCAGGGGCGGTTCAGCCTCACACCTTTGGCCGAGCCGCTCCGCAGTGACGTGCCGGGATCGGTTCGCGCCTTTTCCATCATGCAAGGCTCGGAATGGGCGTGGCGTTCCTGGGGCGAGATCATGCATAGCGTGCGCACGGAGAAGCCCGCCTTCGAGCACGTCTTTGGGATGCCGTTGTTCGACTACTATGCGGCCAACCCGGAGGCTGGCCGCGTCGGGGCGGAAGGATTGACCAGTCGCAGCGAGCCTGAGAATGCCCATGTCGTCTCTGCCTACGACTTCTCCCGTGTCGGAACGGTGGTGGATGTCGGCGGGGGGCAGGGCACGCTCCTGGCTTCGATCCTCACAGCGAATCCAAAGACAAGGGGCATCCTCTTCGAGAAGCCCCACGTGATCGCCATGGCTCAGCCCATCTTTGAAGGAGCCGGGTTGAACGAGCGCTGTGAGTTGGTAGCAGGCGATTTCTTCGCCTCTGTGCCAGCGGGCGCGGATGTTTACCTTCTCAAGAAGGTCATTCACGACTGGGACGATGAGGAGGCCCGTTCGATTCTCTCGAGGTGCCGGGCAGCGCTTCCCGATGGGGGCCTCCTCTTGCTGATTGAACTTGTGATCCCGCCAGGCAACGAACCCTCGTTCGGCAAGCTGCTTGACCTTCATATGCTGGTCTCGCCTGGGGGACGGGAGCGGACGCAGGCGGAGTATCGCGACCTGCTCGCGTCGGCCGGGTTCGCGCTCGGGAGGGTCATCCCGACGGCATCGCCAGTTAGCATTGTGGAAGCGGTGCCCGCTTGA